Part of the Zingiber officinale cultivar Zhangliang chromosome 6A, Zo_v1.1, whole genome shotgun sequence genome, TTGGTCAAGTTTCATGGCGAACGGTTGCCTTGCTGGATATGGTGTTCGGTCGGACGAAACAATGGGAATGAATGAAATGAGCAGCCATCTAGCTCTGGCCATGCTCGACGTTTCTGATGAGGAAGAAGACTTGTACGATCGATGATTTCTATGCTATATACCTTTGACATTTCTTGTATCACCATCGATGTTGTATGATTTCTTGTGTTTAACGATAGTATTTGTTCTTTCGATCGCGTATTATCACTTTCATATTTGTTGTACATATTGAATACAGAGATTTAATCGAAGATATATATATCCTCCTCGTACTCGTACTGTGTTATTCATGAGGGCGAAGCACATGCATTGTTGCGATCAGAGATGAGTGACTTACTTGTCGGCGGCGAAGGCCTCGACAGGGAAGGACTTGGTGACTCCGGCGAGGCTCTTGAAGTGGATCTTGCCGGTGGGCGGATCGTCGATGGTGATCTCGTTGACGGGAGGCCAGAGGAGGAGTTCCTTGGCCTTCACCCCCTTGAGCTTCTTGATCCGGCCCTTGACGACGTAGCCATTGATCTCGGTGCTGTAGCTCACCAGCTTGCTGATCATCTTGAAGTTGTGCTCGACCTTGTCCTTCTGCAGGATCCACATGTAGCCGCTGCTCCGGACGAAGCCCACCTCGATGACGTTCTTCAGCGGGAGGACCCCCAGCGGCAGCCCGAACTCCTCCAGCAGGGACGACGCCAGCTTCATGCCCTCCTCGTGCCCCTTCCTCACGACGCCGCCCTCTTTCTCAGCCATGGCTACTGAAGGTAACTGATTCGGAATCTGCGGATGGCTGTTGATTCTGAAAGATCGGCGTAGAACGACAGCAGATATATAGAGGGGCGTAGATTTGCAAATAAGCTTCGGAGTAATCGCCGGGGTTTGGAATCCGTCATCGGATCATCCATCGCTGGATCACAGCTCTTCCCAATTTGTCGAGTTGTGCTGTTGGTCTTACGGTGCGTAGCGGAGATATAGATGGAGGCCGGCTGTGGTCACGAAGCACGAAGAAATGaggatctatatatatatatatatatatatatatatatatatatatatataatttttgtcATATTTTCTATAATATTATATTCATAtcgtatattttttttcataacttTTTGATAATATGTCTAATctcgttaaaaaaaaaaaatagcttctaAAGTTACATGGTTCTACTTAGCCTTACAATATAAAAATACTAGTGTAAGGTTACTAGTGTTAATCCTTTTGTGCTCATGTTAATTTCTGATGATCTCAAAAATAGAAAGCTCTAACTAAAGAAGATAGAAAATAAAGTTATGTATATTATTTCCTATAGATGGAACCCTTTTTTATAGCGTCATTGTCATTCCTTAAGCAGTCGTGCAGTTCTCTAATATGACAATTAGGAAACTTCTAAAGTATGATTGTTTGTTGGACACGCCGTGCTGTCAGCAGCACAAACTCtcaaaaaaatataataagatgTTTGATGCGGTCATACACAACCGCCCGGAATTCGCTTGGTTGGACCGCCTCTGCTCGGCAGTGTCCTTAAGGTCTACCAGCTAATCTCTTTCCTTACTTCCTGACCATCGTCGGTTATCCCCATCTGACTAAACACGAAGCCCAATCGGCGGGACTACTTGCTGCTTAGCTCTTTTTGTTGTCGGAGAGCCATTTTACCCGGCCGGGGAGAGCCCGACTTACTTATCTCTTAAATCGGTACCATCTGCTCGATCATACCCGGTCCGCTCGACCATACTTGACTTTGTCTTCCACATCAGCCGGTCTTCCTTACTTCGACCTATCTTTGGTGGGACCCCTCATCATTGCCAGATAacaagtctccccctcaagtctagttgaaagaGTTTGTAAGTCAAATTGCTTGGCTGTATGTTCCTAAGCCTCTCTCCCTGATCAGGCGCTCTGCCGTTCAGGGCCGCCCATAGACTTTGCTGATATCCACACATAgttttatagtcgtcgttcggCTACTAGTGGCAAAGACAATCGATTTTATAGCCACCGGTCGGCTATTGGTGGCGAAGACAATCGATTTTATAGTCATCATTCGGCTGCTGATAGTGAAGACATGTGGTTTTATAACCGTCGTTCAACTGCTGGTGGTGAAGACAATTTGTTTTATAGTTGTCGTTCGGCTGCTGACAGCGAAGACGCATGGTTTTATAATCATCGTTCGGCTGCTGATGGCAAAAATAATAGGTTTTATAGTTGTCGTTTGGCTGCTGATAGCGAAGACACATGTTTTTGTAGCCGCTATTTGGCTGCTAGTGACGAAGATGGTCGGTTTTATAGCTGTCGTTCGACTGCTAACAACGAAGACACATGGTTTTATAGCCGCCATTCGGCTGCTGGTGGAGAAGACAATCGGTTGTATAGCTGTCGTCCAACTCTATCATGTGCGACTCTTAGCCAATTTTATGACTTTTTGCTGAGCTCTACTTTCGACTGTAGTGCTTTCTAATTGTCGTTGATGTTACTATAATTTCTTGAGAATCATTCAAATCTCCATCCATTAATGTAGATCACGCTCAGTCATGCCTTGTAATCTTGCTTTCTGTCTCATCATTAATGTCACCTGTAACAGAATGTCACGTGGCGCCTTTGCATGCTGCCACATGCATGATGTGACAAATGACTATTTGTGTTTTATGTGACTATTGTCTTTTTGAATTCAACAATCACGATGAACTCCTATTTTCCAAAGCCCTTGATTGAACGACTCAGAGCAGCCGCTCCCCAGGTCTTTAAGCCCCCAACTCTTTCTCTTCCCCTCATCGTCTTCCTCGCGCTCACCGtcatcttctcttctccttcgtcGGCAAATTTCTTTGCAATAAGTCTCTCCTCTACTATTTCTTTGATTCCTAGTTTTTTCCTCCCTCACTCTTCCTCATGGCGGAATCTCCTCGTCCCCCCCCCTCTCGAGGGCATCCTTAGGCTTTGATACACTTCTACTGCCTCTAAATTTAACGACGACGAAGTCGACCAAACGAAACTCATCGCCAGGAATCTTTCTGTTCCAAGCTTGAGTAGGCGCAATCTATTTTGATAAAATGCCTTCCTTGAATAAGCATTAGAGGGAGCATTACTTTTTCGTCCGTCTTTCCGGCTGGCCTGATTATCAGACCGGTTGGCAGGTAGAGTTGGCGAAGTCTCCGCCACTCGACAGATATCGCAGCAAGccggactatctccatgcagcctCGAGTCTAACCGGTCAGAAGTACTACATACATCGGTTGTTGTTGGAGGGAGTGTTATATGTGTTCGGGCTAAGTCCAATCCGAACACTGCTACCCATCCCCTTAGGTATGTTCATTTTCTTCCTgtcatctttgaatctaactgattttttcaCCATTTTTTGGAACTCAAATTATGTTGAGGGCACGGTCGAGCGGCAAGAGCAACAGCTCCTGGGGCATCACCGAGATGGAGAGTCGAGGTCGATTGCCGGTCGAACATTCTGATGATCTGACTGGCGAAGCAGGAGGAAGTCGCACGACGGCTAGCGAGGCAGGAGGAAGCCGGGTGGCGGCTATCGATGTTGTAGCCACAATAAGCAAGCTACCCCCGAGCAACAATCCATGGGGTCGATCGTGGTTCATTCAGAGTCGGCCACTTCAGGTGAGCCGTTAATCCAACGCCGCAAGAGGCATCAAGGGGAAGCTTCTTCCCACTCGGCAACAACAGCTTTGTAGGCCTCTGCACCAACCACCTCTCGCACCTCTTCCAAGCGGGGTGATACCTCATCTTCTGCCATCCCAGAGAGGGAGATCGTTGCACCCACTCCTCCATCTTTTGATTAGACACCCTTGCTGTCTGCGCTGCCGGGTGTGACCATATGTGCCCACCACTCGCTTATATGCCGCCGCAGTTGATCAACCCAACTGCCTATAATACGGTCCTCCCCGATGTCAAAGTCTAAGGGTTCGACTGCTTCAGAGTCATCAGATCCGAGCGGCCCCAGACACATAACGGTTGTCGTTCACCTATCgacctgttggttggtcctaggaagatcgtaccggttccacagtacaaaaattttatacaagtgtcgaacctttcctaaataacctattgtgttctttagaagttaaattaggaatcacagacggaacttaacatcattgattccaaatttaacttatctgttcttaatagtttagatttggatcgcaagcggaacttaacactattgatccaaatccacctacgttataaattctattaaatattaattttcaaaattgggttccaagactgcatggcgaggcacatagccttcttgggtatgggagcatccaccaccgcctagacaaagtcttttaaggaaagctaatatttaatttccttatataactctaggtttaaccaaaaagaacaatcgaatcacaaatttgaaaaacaaagaaaacacaaacacgaattactaatttgaaaaactagatctaatgtctcctGTGTttagaattctaacaaagaaaaataattagcatgatgcggaagaaaattactagttatacattttctttgcaagctaatgacatcaagatcttctgttgtattcctcgcctcgccttggacgtcgtgtgggcgacgatcctccaagatgaacaccacccaaaagagcttctcctccttctagtattcggccaccaccaccaaggagcaaaagagagcaaagggaaaagagagggagagaggggtcgaccaccaagaggaactccaccaagagaataagaattaattttcccttgaggcctcctcaccccttcttttatattacttgcccaaggcaaataagggaagaatttttacaaaagttaaaatcttcctcttgttttttccttttcccttttatttttccttttctttcctcttgattgaatcaatcatcaaatattaattggatgatgatttaattttatttattttggccgaccccttccttgggcaccaagcaagggtggtcgaccccttAAAAAGgaagaaaactattttttataaaattttataaaagaagaaaacctcttataaaattttacaagctctctttctaaaagtggatattaaaaaaaggaaagtttaaaaaattaaaaccatgttttaaaatttaaaacttctctacaaatttttttttttaacatgcttacaaaaatagaaaattttaattttaaaacttctcttccttttttctaaaaccatgaagatggttaaaaaatgaaaattttaaaacttttaaaattctctattaaaccatgtggcctaattcaaataaggaaagtttaaaaaattaaaattaaaatctctcttttaaaacttgtagttttctacaaagagaagattttaaaaattcaaaacaaccctcctatttgaattaatcatggccggcccctacttgcttggtcaccgagcaatagggtcgacccccatagaggaggatgtggccggcccttgcttggtcaccaagcattggaccgacccccttcttggacaccaatatagacttatatttggatggacttgaggttttaataaggctatgacagggacctagaggagaaattggttttggccttccgatgagcttgagtatcccatgtttgccctgaacacacaactcaagttcatcaataataactcattccactagagagttattattgtactaccgcaccaatcccaaattacattatatgctccttcttatcatgagtgtgttagtctccctgtgtttaagataacgaatgctcactaattaagtaagttattgacaactcacttaactaatatctaaatccaagagtagtaccattcaaccttattgtcatgtcggactaagtccacctgcaggttttaacatggcaatccttatgagctcctcttgggggcattcttaacctagataactaggacacagtttccttctataatcaacaacacacactataagtaatatcatttctcaacttatcgggcctattgatttatcgagctaaatctcaccatttgataagttaaagaaataaatactaaatatatgtgtttgttattatattaggatttagagcacacacttccataataactaaggtctagttattttattaagtcagtataaaaagaacttaccttaaatggtcctactcaatacacttagagtgtactagtataatttattactcaagataaactaatacctaattacactacgactattctaatagtttgttcctttgcatcttagtcgtgagaaactgtttataatttataaagagctgataacatgatcttctgtgtgtgacaccacacaccatgttatctacgatataaattaattgaacaactatacttaacataaatatagatatttttgaccaaaaatgattctttatttcaaaaataaatgtttacaaaagctagacttttagtatacactctaacacgaccGACGAGtgattgttgggaccgatgtgcccgctagagggggtgaatagtgtttcgTCACGCTCCTTgcgtcgtttgcttcgtcttgatgatgatatgcagaggaaacaaaatacaagacttACACAACGTTAACAAgttgatttacttagtatccacctcaagatgagctaactaatctaaggatccacacaccgactcactcctccactatgaaatactccttctcagttgcagccggaggcggagaagcctcatacaaacacacacaacactacaacactcacacaagaagaaaatacaagaatacaactgaaatacacccttcttcttgcttacttgttgcttgttg contains:
- the LOC121997941 gene encoding uncharacterized protein LOC121997941; the protein is MAEKEGGVVRKGHEEGMKLASSLLEEFGLPLGVLPLKNVIEVGFVRSSGYMWILQKDKVEHNFKMISKLVSYSTEINGYVVKGRIKKLKGVKAKELLLWPPVNEITIDDPPTGKIHFKSLAGVTKSFPVEAFAADK